GCGCGATGGCCCTGTCCGCGAGCACCAAGGACGTGGTGGCCGAAGCGCTCGAATGGACAGCGCGCCACCGCTACCGGGAGGACATGGACGAGGTCGGCAACTGGTGGGAGTGGGAGATCGGCATTCCCAACCTCCTGCTGGACACCCTCGCGCTGACCCGAGCGCGCATTCCCGCGCTGCTCAGGGCCGTTCGCCGCTTCGTCCCCGACCCGACGCGACGAACGGCCAACCCCGCCGAGGAGGAGACCGGAGCGAACCGGGCGGACAAGGCCTACATCCACCTCCGGCGCGGACTGCTCAGCGACGACACCAAGCTCATCGCCGAGGCACGTCGCGCGCTCGACAAGGTCTACGAGTACGTGATCACCGGCGACGGCTTCTACCGCGACGGTTCCTTCGTCCAGCACCAACGGCACGCCTACACCGGCACGTACGGCGTCGTCCTGCTCGGCAGCGTGGCGAGAACCCTCGCCGTGCTCGGTGATCCGGTTCCGGAGACGGTCAGGCGGTGGGTGTTCGACAGCTTCGAGCCGATCACCTTCCGAGGCCAGGTGATGTCGTTCGTCCGTGGCCGCTCGATCACCAGGAGCACCGACGACCACGCCTGGGGACGCCAGCTCGTCAGCGCCCTCACCTTGTTGCGCACCAAGGAGATCGGCCCGCTCATCGGCAGCCTCGTGCAGTCCGGGACCTACGAGCGGACCGCGAGCGCGGGCGAGATCGTCCTGCTCCGCAAGGCCGTGGCGCCGCCCTCGGAACCGAAGACCTCCCACCACACGTTCGCCGACATGGATCGCGTGGTGCACCACCGCGGCGACTGGGTGTTCGCGGTCTCCGCGCGCAGCAACAGGATCAACGGCTACGAGTCGGGCAACGGCGAGAACCTGCGCGGCTGGTACACCGGCGAGGGCATGACCTACCTCTACAACGACGACGTCCAGCACTACTCCGGTGACTTCTGGTCCACAGTGGACATGTACCGGTTGCCGGGGACGACGACCGCGACCGCGACGACGCATCCCCGGACGCCGGCGGACAACCTGTGGTTCGGCGGCTTCCAGGGGCCGGACGCATGGGTCGGCGGAGTCACCGCGGACCGCGACACCGGCAGTTTCGGGATGCGCTTCACCGCAGGCCCCGACCAGCTCGACAACGGTCGGCCCGGAGCGCCGAACTCGTTGCGCGGCACCAAGTCCTGGTTCATGTTCGGTGACGAGATCGTCGCGCTGGGCGCGGGCGTCTCCAGCGAGGACGGCGACATCATCACGACGGTGGAGAACCGCAGGACGCCCGCCGCCTTCACCACCGGCCCGGGCTGGGCCCACCTCGCCGGTGTCGGCGGCTACCTCTTCCCGGCGGGCGGTGACATCCGCACCGAGACGGGCGAGTACGCCGTTCTGCTCTTCGACCACGGCCGCAACCCGCGGTCGAGCACCTACCAGTACGTGCTGCTCCCCGGCTGCACCGCGACCGAAACGGCCGAGCACGCCAGGAACCCCAGGTCGGTCGTGCTCCGCAACACCGCGCGGATCCAGGCGGTGCGGCACGGCGACGTCCTCGCGGTGAACTTCTACGAGTCCGGCGCCGTCGAGGACCTGACCGCGGAGAACCCGGCGGCAGTCGTGTTCAGTCGGCGCGCACTGGCGGTCTCCGACCCGACGCGCTCGCAGGAACCGTTGGTGCTGAACGTAGCTCGCCCGGATCTGCGGGTGTCGGCGGCCGATCCCGGGGTGCTGGTGACCAAGCTGCCGCGAGGGCTGCGCATCACGATCGACGCGGCGGCCGGGAAGACCTATCGCGTGCGCTTCGGGTGAGTCAGGACCGGACGCGGCGCTTGGGCTTGTGGTCCAGGTGGGACAGGCCGTTCCAGCACAGGTTGACCAGGTGCGCGACCACGTCGTCCTTCTTCGGCTTGCGCGCCTCCAGCCACCACTGGCCGGTCAGCGCGACCATGCCCACGAGCGCCTGCGCGTACAGCGCGGCCAGCTTCGCGTCGTAGCCCCGGGAGGAGAACTGCTGGCCGAGGATGTCCTCGACCTGGCTGGCGATGTCGTTGAGCAGACTGGAGAAGGTGCCCGTGCTCGCCGCGACCGGGGAGTCCCGCACCAGGATCCGGAACCCGTCGGTGGAGTCCTCGATGTAGTCCAGCAACGAGCTGGCCGCCCGCTCCAGCAGCTCCCTGGGGTGGTCGGCGACGGAGAGCGCGGAGACCATGCCGTCCAGCAGGACCTGCATCTCGCGGTCGACGACGACCGCGTAGAGCCCCTCCTTGCCGCCGAAGTGCTCGTACACGACGGGCTTGCTCACCCCGGCGCGGTGCGCGACCTCCTCGATGGAGGTCCCGTCGAAGCCCTTCTCCGCGAACAGCTTCCTGCCGATGTCCAGCAGCTGTTGCCGTCGCTCCTTGCCGGTCATCCGTACACGGGCCACCGGAGCTCCCCCTCCCGCGATGGCGGCACGCGTGTGTCGGCACCGTCGCAAGTGAACTGTGGCGACAAGTTTATGCACTTCGCCAACGAATTACCGGGGACCCCTGCGAGGAGGAGCCCCCGGTGCCGTAACGCCTCGGTGCCGATCAGTGCTGGTCGACGGTGATCCGCGCCAGCCGCGCCTCGGTGGGCCAGCGGACGTTCCACACCCAGCCGAACTTCTCGAAGATCCAGATGACCCGCGCGGAGGTGTCGATCTGGCCGCGCTTGACGCCGTGCCGAGCCGAGGTCGGGTCGGCGTGGTGCAGGTTGTGCCAGGACTCGCCGAAGGACAGGATCGCCAGCGGCCAGAAGTTCGCCGCCTTGTCCTTGGACTTGAACGGCCGCTCGCCGATCATGTGGCAGACCGAGTTCACCGACCAGGTCACGTGGTGCAGCACGGCGATGCGCACGACGCCCGCCCAGAAGAACGCGGTGACCGCACCCCACAGGGACCAGGTGATCAGGCCGCCGAGCAGCGCGGGCAGGCCGAGGCTGAGCACGATCCACAGCACGAACAGCTTGTCGACGCGGCGGATGTCCTTGTCCGCCAACAGGTCCGGCGCGAAGCGCTCGGCGTTGGTGACGTCCCTGCGCAGCATCCAGCCCATGTGGGCGTGCCAGAAGCCCTTGGTCAGCGCCCATGGCGAGGTGCCGTAGAGCCACGGCGAGTGCGGGTCGCCCTCCTTGTCGGAGAACGCGTGGTGCCGCCGGTGGTCGGCGACCCAGTGCAGGATCGGGCCCTGCACCGCGCTGCTGCCCGCGATCGCGAGCATGACGCGCACCCAGCGCTTGGCCTTGAACGAGCCGTGGGTGAAGTAGCGGTGGTAGCCGACGGTCACGCCGAGCCCGCCGATGTAGTAGAAGACCAGCGCGAGCGCGACGTCCACCCAGCCGAGCCCCCAGCCCCAGGCGAAGGGGACGGCCGCGATGAGCGCCAACGTCGGGATGATCACGAACGCGAACACGACGATCTGCCCGACACGGGAGCGGGGCTCGTCGAACATCGGCTTGGGGCCACGCGCGGGCTCCGCCCCGGCTACCCCGGGACGCGTGGAGGGCTCGGATGTCAGCGTCATGCGTTGGCTACCTCGTCACTTCGGCACAGGCGAGTCCGTACGACTCTTCCCTACGGCTACGGAACCGTAACCTACGCAAGCGTAAGTTGAGCGTGAGCCACCCGTCACCCCCCGAGTGACAACTCACGGCGTGTCGCATCAAATCGGGCGTGTCGGGCACCGGCGGCCCGCGGTGTTCCGGGATCACACCGGCACCGAGCGGCGGATCGCGGATGATCCCCGGCATGACGACTTCACCCGTCGCCGAGGCCCCGGCGGAGCGGCCGTCCGCGCGACGCAGGTCACCGCGGCGCCGCCTGGCCGTGTTCGTCCTGGTCATAGTGCTGCTGCTGGGCGCCGCGGCCGCGGGCGGCTCGTACTACTACTCGTCGGTGCTGCTCGTTCCGAACCACTCGGCGCCGCGGTACTACGACGAGGTCTTCGCCGTGCACGACCGCAACGGCGTGAAGAGCGTCACACTGGCCGAAAACGAGGGCACCCTGCGCCCGGGGATCTGGGACATCCGGTGGTCCACCGAGCTGTCCGGCTCCGCGCAGGTCGGCGAGATCCTCGGCCGCTCACCCGGAAAGGTGGAGCGGCGGCTGCTCGGCGGCGCGCTACCGCCGATCGGAGCGCGCGTCCGGGTGAACGCGGACGTCTGGGGAGCGGGCAACCCGCGCACGGCCTTCGGACTGGACTTCAGCGAGGTCGTGGTGCCGACCGAGCTGGGCGGCGCCAAGGCCTGGTACGTCGGCCCGCCGGCCGGGATCGAGCCGCAGACCTGGGTGATCGCGGTGCACGGGCACAACGCCAGCTACACCGAGACGCTGCGGATGATCGGCCCGCTGCACCGGGCGGGGCTGGCCTCCCTGTCGATCAGCTACCGCAACGACCGGGACGCCCCCGGCTCCGCGGACGGCCTGCACCACCTGGGTGATGCGGAATGGCGGGACGTCGAGGCGGCCATGCGGATGGCGCTGGGCAACGGCGCCAAGCGGTTCGTGCTCTACGGCTACTCGATGGGCGGGGCGGTGATCGGGCAGCTGCTGGCCAGGTCGGCACTGGCCCCCAAGATCGCCGCGGTGGTCCTGGACTCGCCGGTGGTGAGCTGGAGCAGGACCCTCACCTTCCAGGCGGAACAGCGGGGCCTGCCGACCTTCCTGGTGCCGCTGACCAAGACCATCAGCGGCTGGCGGGCCGGGCTGGACTTCGACCGGTTCGACCTGGCGCAGCGGCCGCCCGCGACGCGGCCGGAGACGCTGCTGCTGCACGGGGACGCCGACACCTCCGTCCCGGTGAGCGCCGCCCGCGAGCTGGCCTGGGCCGCCGGGAAGCTGAACTGGCCGCTGCGCTACACCGAGATGCCGGGTGCCGGGCACGTCGCGCTGTGGAACCACGACCGGGCGAGCTACGAGCGAACGGTGACGGACTTCATTACCAACTCCGTCGCGGCCGCGGGGCGCTGACCGGGGAAAAGCTGTCGGAAAACAGCCAGAAGTGTGGCCTGCCTGCCACGAACGGCGCGCGCATGCCACCATGTCGTTGCGTGCGGTAGCGATACCGCGCGCGATATCGCCCACTATCCGCCGTGGTGTAACGGCAGCACCTCAGATTTTGGTTCTGATGGTTCAGGTTCGAATCCTGGCGGCGGAGCGGACGGGCCCTCCCGGTGTACCCGGCACCGGCGAGCGCGCCCGGCACGGTGCCCGCGACCACGTCGTGGCTGTTCACAAGGGGGGTGAATGCACCTGCAGCAGGAGACCGGCGTCGACGGTCCCGCGTACGGCCCGGACGAGTCCCGCACGGGACGGCGGCGGCTGGAGCACCTTCCCCCGGAGCAGACCGACCTGGAGCTGTCCACCCCCGACCTCCCGGTCATCCCGATCCGCCCCCTGGCCGAGCCCTCGGAGGGGGAAGCGGCGCCCGGAAGCCGGCCCGTGGACCAACCCTCGCGCCAGGAAAGACATCAGGACGCGCCACCGCCCGCCCTCGCCGAGGTCTCGGACGCGTGGCTGGTCGGCCGTGCCCGGGAACTGACCGCGACGGCGCAGTCCAGCGACCTCGAGGCCCAGCTGGCCATCGCCCGCGAGGCCGACGACCTGCTCGCCGAGGCGCAGCGGCGCGGCGAACCGAGAATGGTCGCGCAGATCCTGCGCTCCTCGGTGATCGTCCGCCTGGTCACGCCGGGGCTCGGCGAGCTGACCGATCCGCTGCTGGAGGAGCTGCTCAGCCACACCGGCAGGCACGGGCTGATCGTGCTGCAGGCCGACGCGCACGCGCTGGCCGGACGCCGCGCGCTGATGTCCGGTTACGAGGACACCGCGCTCTCCGAGGTCGCCGCCGCACTGGTGATGCTGGAGGGCGATCCGGTCCCCGACGTGCTCTTCGGCGGCCGCAACTGGGCTCGCCTGCTGGCGGCGGCCTGGGTCGACATCGGCCTGGTGCTCACCCAGCTCGGCGTCTACGAGCTCGCCGACGAGGTGCTGGCCCGCGCGAACCTCTGCGTCCGGGAGAACGGCGGGCCGCACGAGATCGCCGTGCACATGATCAACAGGGTGCGGCTGCTGCTCGGCTGGGGCCTGCGGCTGGAGCGGGTGGGCAAGGGCGACGAGGCCCTCGACCGGTTCGCCACCGCCTCCGCGCTCGCCGTCTCGGTGGAGGGTCCGTGGCGGGAGTCGCTGTTCCCGCGGCGCAGCGACCGCCCGGCCGCCGCGCAGGTGCCGATGCTGGGCGCGGCGCACGCGCTGTCCCGGCCGGGACCCGAGCACATCGCCTCGCTGGAGGAACTGCTCACGCTGTCGATGTACCCCAGAGAGCAGATCGTCACGGCGATCGCGCTCTCGCGCTGCCTGGAGATGGCCGGGCGGGACGTGGAGGCGCAGCGGGTCCTCGGCACCACGCGCAAGCAGTTGGAGCGCGACACCAGCGAGCCGACGCTGATGCTGTGCCTGGTCCGCGAGTACGCGCGGCTGTGCGGGCCGGACGGCGGCCGGGAGACGAGCAACGCGCTGGAGGCGTACGCGACCGCGCTGGAGCACGAGCTGTGGACGCTGCGCGAGGCGCGGGTGGCCACACTGCTGACCCGGCTGGAGCACGAGCGGCTGAGCCGCGAGCACGGCGCGATCGCGCA
The window above is part of the Allokutzneria albata genome. Proteins encoded here:
- a CDS encoding TetR/AcrR family transcriptional regulator, giving the protein MTGKERRQQLLDIGRKLFAEKGFDGTSIEEVAHRAGVSKPVVYEHFGGKEGLYAVVVDREMQVLLDGMVSALSVADHPRELLERAASSLLDYIEDSTDGFRILVRDSPVAASTGTFSSLLNDIASQVEDILGQQFSSRGYDAKLAALYAQALVGMVALTGQWWLEARKPKKDDVVAHLVNLCWNGLSHLDHKPKRRVRS
- a CDS encoding polysaccharide lyase 8 family protein; its protein translation is MSTGRWLDLLTGGKDADPGDPLIAAAIERAESRARTLLSTMDRSPGRTSLWPDLAGPGAEHTTAALSRLRAMALSASTKDVVAEALEWTARHRYREDMDEVGNWWEWEIGIPNLLLDTLALTRARIPALLRAVRRFVPDPTRRTANPAEEETGANRADKAYIHLRRGLLSDDTKLIAEARRALDKVYEYVITGDGFYRDGSFVQHQRHAYTGTYGVVLLGSVARTLAVLGDPVPETVRRWVFDSFEPITFRGQVMSFVRGRSITRSTDDHAWGRQLVSALTLLRTKEIGPLIGSLVQSGTYERTASAGEIVLLRKAVAPPSEPKTSHHTFADMDRVVHHRGDWVFAVSARSNRINGYESGNGENLRGWYTGEGMTYLYNDDVQHYSGDFWSTVDMYRLPGTTTATATTHPRTPADNLWFGGFQGPDAWVGGVTADRDTGSFGMRFTAGPDQLDNGRPGAPNSLRGTKSWFMFGDEIVALGAGVSSEDGDIITTVENRRTPAAFTTGPGWAHLAGVGGYLFPAGGDIRTETGEYAVLLFDHGRNPRSSTYQYVLLPGCTATETAEHARNPRSVVLRNTARIQAVRHGDVLAVNFYESGAVEDLTAENPAAVVFSRRALAVSDPTRSQEPLVLNVARPDLRVSAADPGVLVTKLPRGLRITIDAAAGKTYRVRFG
- a CDS encoding alpha/beta hydrolase family protein produces the protein MTTSPVAEAPAERPSARRRSPRRRLAVFVLVIVLLLGAAAAGGSYYYSSVLLVPNHSAPRYYDEVFAVHDRNGVKSVTLAENEGTLRPGIWDIRWSTELSGSAQVGEILGRSPGKVERRLLGGALPPIGARVRVNADVWGAGNPRTAFGLDFSEVVVPTELGGAKAWYVGPPAGIEPQTWVIAVHGHNASYTETLRMIGPLHRAGLASLSISYRNDRDAPGSADGLHHLGDAEWRDVEAAMRMALGNGAKRFVLYGYSMGGAVIGQLLARSALAPKIAAVVLDSPVVSWSRTLTFQAEQRGLPTFLVPLTKTISGWRAGLDFDRFDLAQRPPATRPETLLLHGDADTSVPVSAARELAWAAGKLNWPLRYTEMPGAGHVALWNHDRASYERTVTDFITNSVAAAGR
- a CDS encoding acyl-CoA desaturase, with the translated sequence MTLTSEPSTRPGVAGAEPARGPKPMFDEPRSRVGQIVVFAFVIIPTLALIAAVPFAWGWGLGWVDVALALVFYYIGGLGVTVGYHRYFTHGSFKAKRWVRVMLAIAGSSAVQGPILHWVADHRRHHAFSDKEGDPHSPWLYGTSPWALTKGFWHAHMGWMLRRDVTNAERFAPDLLADKDIRRVDKLFVLWIVLSLGLPALLGGLITWSLWGAVTAFFWAGVVRIAVLHHVTWSVNSVCHMIGERPFKSKDKAANFWPLAILSFGESWHNLHHADPTSARHGVKRGQIDTSARVIWIFEKFGWVWNVRWPTEARLARITVDQH
- a CDS encoding sensor domain-containing diguanylate cyclase, whose translation is MHLQQETGVDGPAYGPDESRTGRRRLEHLPPEQTDLELSTPDLPVIPIRPLAEPSEGEAAPGSRPVDQPSRQERHQDAPPPALAEVSDAWLVGRARELTATAQSSDLEAQLAIAREADDLLAEAQRRGEPRMVAQILRSSVIVRLVTPGLGELTDPLLEELLSHTGRHGLIVLQADAHALAGRRALMSGYEDTALSEVAAALVMLEGDPVPDVLFGGRNWARLLAAAWVDIGLVLTQLGVYELADEVLARANLCVRENGGPHEIAVHMINRVRLLLGWGLRLERVGKGDEALDRFATASALAVSVEGPWRESLFPRRSDRPAAAQVPMLGAAHALSRPGPEHIASLEELLTLSMYPREQIVTAIALSRCLEMAGRDVEAQRVLGTTRKQLERDTSEPTLMLCLVREYARLCGPDGGRETSNALEAYATALEHELWTLREARVATLLTRLEHERLSREHGAIAQQALQDPLTGLPNRRALDERMDALVATPSAYPLSVALVDLDGFKSVNDRCSHAEGDDVLRVIASTLRDALRGDDLVGRYGGDEFVVLLPGAPLGAAEAALSRAVEAVSRLPVDFSRGVTLSIGVVSVRPAETPGQALARADAAMYQAKRQGGCRVAVSGADTADDLPHSPSWVPPPGP